TGCTGCATGACTGACCACTCCCTATGCTCCCCTAGGTGGCCTGGCCTTCAGCTGCAAGTTAATTTCTTCTTGTTCTccaccctcccccagctccaAAGCCTCCAAGGTCAGCTTGACATAGAGGTCTCCTGGTTCTCTTTCCCACCTTGACCTTGTTTCCAAGTTCAAATTCCTGATAACTACCTCTACTGATATAAtgtctggaaaaagaaaaaagtcaaagtcagtcgtgtccgactctttgcgaccccatggactgtagtcctccaggctcctctgtccatgggattctcccagcaagaatacaggagtgggttgccattcccttctccaggggaccttcccgactcagggatcaaacccaggtctcccacactgcagattctttaccacctgagccaccagggaagcccaatgtcttACCAGTATCTTAAATTCAATATACTCAGAACTGAAGACAACATTTGCCCCACTTCCAAGTAAGTTCTCTTGCTGGAACCTCTGTTTCTCCTTATGAGATGATTGATCACTGCCACTTCCATGAGTCAGGCCTGAAATTTCTAAGTCATCACATTTACTCATCATCCTCTCTGACTCATTCCCCACATCCTCTGAAATCCtacatttgtctctttttttcccaaatgcACTACCATCACCCTGGCTCTCTTCATTATTACATTTTAATCATCACATTAACCTCTTAAATGAGCTCCCTGCCTCATCCTACTCACTAAAATGCAGAACTATCCTGCCTGTCCACCCCAAATACCACTCCTAATGTATTATGTGAAAACttatctatcactgtttcctgATATGAACTCTAAGCCCCAGAAAACTGGACCACTCAATGCCCCAGGATTCCAGTCTACCTATTTCACTGTTGTCCCCTCCATATGCAACCCTCCCTTGGCCCCCCCACCACAAATCTAGTACATCACCCCGGCTGTGATCCTTCCCTCCTCTAAATTCTACAGGGCATCTCTTAAGGCACTAGGCACATTCTGCTTCACATAAGGAGTTAACGACTTGTCTATATGTCAATCTCCTCTATTAGACTAAAATCAAATCTTACTCAAATTGTATCCCCTGGTGGATAAGACACAGGTTTTCTATCCCCCGTGTATCTATAATGGGGGATACACAATAGCAAGTATTTACGAAAGGATAGAGGCACAGAGGACCGCCTCACAAGTCAGTGTTTCCCCAGTGCCAATATGCAGGGACGTgcaatcttcccaaacccagaaaTAAGCTGCCTTGTTTGTGTGGAACCCTGTCACACAATGTAAAAAACAGCTTGGTCTATGAGAATGAGGGgttgtaaaaagaataaaaagaaaaattaaaatgtaatcttTAGGGATGGAATTATATTTTACCTGAATATTATTAGAAGACTGTTAGGATATGCAGATacttaaaaattttctattttgatagcCTTTCGGATTTACATAAAGGTTTACATATAggttgttttgggcttccctggaggctcaaatggtaaagaatctgtctgcaatgcaggagacctgggttcgatccctgggtcgggaagatcccctggaaaagggaacggctacccactccagtatttgcgcctgaagaattccatggacagaggagcctggcaggctgcagtccgtggggtcgaagagtcagacacgactgagcaactgacattttcactttctttcataggtTGTTCTAAGAAAGATGAAATGCAAGTATCTGAATTAACTTCCTTGGTTCATTTTAAATACTTTGATTTGTACACCTTTCAGGAACATCATTTGTATGAAGTAAGGCAATGAAAAGGCTCACATACACTCTCAGCTAGCATCCTATCAACATTCATGCTCACAGGGAAACTGGGACTTTGGAGGAAGaatttcatttctattaaaaaattattttgattaaaaagtcctgggcttccctggtggtccagtggaagaatctgcctgccaatgcaggggagatgGGTTCGATTCCAGATCTGGGAAGACCTGCAGGgcgactaagcctgtgtgccacaactactgagcttgagTGCTgctactactgaagcccaggtacCCAGTGCCCAGGCTCCGCAAGAGAACCACCATAGTGAGAAGTCCATGCACCataactaaagaaagcctgtgtgcagcgatgaagacccagcacagtcaaaaatatatgcatctcttaaaaatataataaatcataacatcttttagaaatgaaaagccCCAGAAATCAACACTGGAGTGCAAGCAGGTAAGTACGCTAAGGAAGTCAAGTCTGTACCCAACAGAGGGGAACACAACCATCTGAACAGTCTGGATACAATTCACTCTGCTTCAAGAAAAGAACAAGCAGTGCGTCTATAACATCATGTGAGATGAACCCCCGGAGGGCTCAGAACTGCTTACATGGATCCAGCCCAGTGTGATGAGACCCTGCTGATCCTGTATGAGGAAAAGCTCTTCTTCATTCTCGGTGTTGCAATAATCAGACCCAGCACTTTGCTTGGGGATGAGAACATGGGTAATGGTAAATTcgttcctcatctgtcaaattaGAAAACAGCTCGTCACAATTCCGCAGTACGTAGGCAACCCTCTCTGTCACAGCAGTGGAAAGTTAAACTTCCATACGAGCAAAGGCCCTTCTCCCAGCATGAGTCTCCTTCATGAGATGAGTCCCTCATGTCAGTCTTGCTCACAACTCTTACTGCCCAAGTACACTGCCTGGGGCCCTCTGCAAGGCCAAGATGCCCACAGCCCTGTGGGAATTTCCTGCTGCAGCCAAACAGGTCTGCTCATGAATCTTAAGAAGCTCTGGGTATAGTACTGTTTCTCTTCCTTCATTCATGTCTAGAGTAGTTTCCTTTTACTATTTCTCTAAGCCCTTCCCAACCTTTAAGGCTCAGTTTAAGTCTATTCcactttactcatttatttattcagcagcTAGTAATGAGTTCTTTAAGCATCTCCATTTAATGATCCTTCTTTCCCCATAATTCCTAGTGCTTTTATTGTACGTGCTAGTCAGCAAACTCTTTTGGTGTATATCTCCCATCTCTCTAAAGTGCCTGGGTACTTTTTGTGGACAGATGCTATCTGCCTTACATGTTTCATATTCTGATGATCTACCATAAAGCAGGTGTTCAAAAGCTGAACAAGGGATCTTCCTACCAAGTTTAGAATTAAGCATTTCTTATCACCAGCATTAAAATACTCAGTTAAattcaattaattaattgattaatcaAATTAATCAAATCCAGGGCCACTAAATTCAAGGTGACACTGCATTTTGCTGCCACGGCCCCTTCAGCAGAGGGATCTGTACAAAGAGTAACTGACCCTGGATATCTCTCTGAAAGTCACAGGAGGCCAAGGGTGAAGAAACAGTCTAGGCtctagaaagcatttttttttttttaccagttttcCACAGAGAATTCCACATGTCTCCACTCCCCGGGCAGTGTTGGCACCGGCCAACTGGAGAAACTGTGGGCAGAGCTTCCCGGGCACCACCACGTGGCGCAATCCATCGATTGTAGGAgctgtaaaggagagagaaaaaaaaatctaagaccaTGGGGCATAGCCTCCCCAAGCAGACCTCAGAGTTGGCAGCCCTAGGAGAGCAATGCCAAATCACTGGGGTCCCCCCAACTGCAGGCAGTAAGTGGGGATCTCATCCTAATGGCAGAAGAGAAAGGGCTGCAAAGGCTCTTCTCCAACCTCTGACCACAGCCACTGGGAGTAGGTTGtttcaagaaaagagaagaggctTTAATCATTCAAGTGAAGACAAAGAGAAACTACTACTTAAGTTTCTGAGCTATTCAGGAATAATAGTGAGAGGCAACCCTGCCAAGTACATGGGAGAAATCCTGAAAGCTTCAGAGTCTAACACCTCTTGCCCACTCTTACTTTGTCCTTTTAAGTAGATTCTGCAAAGCTGAATtccttacatgactacttgaaagaCAATTCCTAACAAAAAGATCTATTCTAATCATCAAGGCATACTCATCATTTTGCTGCTACTGTTATTTTCTTGGTTAACTATTCATTGGTGAGAGAAGGAAAGACTCAATAGTTTTTATGGCTAGACTGAATTAccactaaggcaatggcaccccactctagtactcttgcctggagaatcccagggacaggggagcctggtgggctgccgtctatggggtcgcacagggtcggacacgactgaagcgacttagcagcagcagcacacagaaTAGTTACCTTGACTAAGCTCCTTACCAATTAGGAATATTTGCAAGGCAAACACAGTTcagtagcttttatttttaagtcagtTGTTGAATTTTAAAGTGTTACTATAAATCTCAAATTTCCTTTACAAAAGGTTAACAGTGGTCTCTGGTTCACTGAACATGTCAAATCTCTATATAACCCTTAAAAGCTGAGAGTGAGTCTGACTTTCAAGGATTTTATTAGCGCTTCAGAAAATCAACCTAGCCCAGGTAAATTATATGGCTTAAGCAAAGGCCACTTTATAATACAGCTGTCATAGAACACAGTATGATAATATTGATCAAATGGATTTCTGTGACCAGAGCCTAATGAGTAGGATCACGGAGGGAGTCGTCCGCTGAATCCCTTGAAATGACGCCCTTTTTGGCTGCCGCTGAGATGGAAAAGGATTCGAGCGAATGAATTCACTACCTTCCAAGTTGTTCAGTGCTCCAGGTTTCAAGGATCTGTCCACCACCGGTGGCTTGGCAAGCCTCACAGCTGCATTACAGTCTGAAGGCTGTGTGGATATAGCAGGCACCGTGGGGAACACATCTAGGGAGGGCGTCTCCAAGTCAGGCACCAGTGGGCCCCCCAGGCCAGGGTCCACCTTCCCAAACTCCTGCACAATCTTCAGTCGTTCCTTTTCTAGCTCCTGGTTCCGGATCATCTCCTCAAAGGCATGGAACTGCTCCTGCtccaactgctgctgcttctgctgtgccaccctctgtctttccttttccagCTCTTCCTGCATGGCTACATTTCGGGCAAATTCTTCCGCTTCCTTCTTCTACAAAGCACAAATAGGAGTTAACAATAACACTTTACACTCAAGTAACTTCACACCTTAGGAGGACAAAGCTTTTTAGCAGGGAGACTGCCCCCAAATGTTCTGGCCTGATTTCCAAACACAGAATCCAGGCTTCCCTCAGTGCCTCTACACCCATAGAACAGTTACCCCTAATGGATCTAACCACCGTACACCTATTTTTCAACGACAGTTAAAGTCCTGATCCTCTCAGTACCCTTTCCCAATAACTCTTAACTAATGCATTTTCTTCTTTACCAAAATGTCAATGCAGCATATTGCCTGCACATACATATCATATACAATTTTAGTCTCTAAGTGTGCCATGTATACATTCTGTATCCCAAGTAGGGCTGTGAAAAGGAACCAGATCCCAAATTATAAACGCCATGTAGGGGGTCTGTATTGAATTTTAATCCTGAATGAAGCCTCTGAAATTCTTCTGGTGATTAGTAAAATACAGAGTGACATTTTAAACTATTAAGAATCATCAAGTAATAGCTTCCTTCATGAAGATTTTCACTCACTAGGTACCTTAGAAATATACAGCTGTTTTCCTCTCAGCTGATTTTCAACATCAGAGTCCAGAATAGAGTTCAGGAGAGTGTACAAAAGAATGCGAAATGCTTGCAGTGTGTGTTCCCAGCTGACAGACCAGTGACACTGCCTCAGAGCTTCTCACATGTTTTAACTGACTCTTCCTAACAAGAAGTCATTGAAAATATTAATAGCGTGAAAAAatttgactattataaacaggTATAATCTGTTTTGGATATAATCAAATGTGAATCAAATCCCCAAATTCTCTGATCTAAAAACCCTATACTTTAGTGAGAACTTTCTTTGTTCTTAGGTTCTAGCTCTAGACGTAACAGGCAAGCAATAGATTTTCTGTCCTTCAAGTCATCCTCTTAGATAAAGGGGTTAATCTGTATTAGAATCCTCAGCCTCAACACTTTTTTCTGGATTttgccaaaaatataaaatatcacaaTGAAATCAAAAGATCCGCTGAAGTACCTACTAGATTCCTGGAACACAGCCTAATAAgccaaaataatttcctttttttgctaATACATACTCACTTTTTCTTCATTATATTCTAAATATTCTTTGGTATATCGTTTTAACAGTTCTGCCTTCAGTTCTTCTGCTTTGGGAAATGCAATCTCCTTTAATTTCtgggatacaaaattaaaatctgaGAGTTAGGACAATGGTCGCCAATTAAGTAGAAAAGTAAAAAGACTTAAGTCAAGTTGGCAATGGCAACACCACttctaaaaacatttaaataatgtaATTTAAATTACCCTTGCCATACTGTACCTGGCACTTCGTAACTGATCTACTGAAATGGCCTTATCTCCTATTTGCAGGATTTGACATTCAGATGCAGACTCTGCTACTTATATCTGGAAGTTAGTCTGTGCCTCTTTGAAGCTTTTAGATGGGcaggagtgaaagtgaagaccCACCTTTACTGTGTCTTTCTTTTCAGGAATGACAGCCGATTTGTAATCTCGATGCTTTGGTAGTTTCTCAATAAAGAGCCTAAGGGGACAGAACAGATTGATGGTGAtacaaagaagacatgcaaatgcCCAAAAGACTCTGAAACAGTGCAACTCCCTTACCCTGTTTCCAGGTACGCACAGGTAACAGGCCACCTCCCCCACTCACCCTCAGCCCCGTAAAGAGCCACAGAATTGCTCTTCTCCCAATTCAGGCATTCAGCAGCACGAGACGCCTACAACAAAAACTATGGAGGGGAGAAAATCCTAGCCTGTGCCCAAAAATACGCCTCCAAAGAAATTCTTTTCTGGTTGTGACAGTAACAGGCTTCCAAAGGAAAAGCCCTCTGTCACAAAGCATTCTTCAGTGAACAGTCTGGCAGCCAAAGGCAGGAGGCTAAGAGAAAACCCACGTTCTATTACTACTAGCTCTGTGTGATCTTTGCTGTTGGCttattttctttgggattcaTGTTCCTTTGTAGAAGAATCATCCTTGCACCAGATTAAGCACTGGGATGCTCAGAGAGTATATGTGTTATATGTGAACATTACATGTGTAATGTGTAATATGTGCACATGTGCATTATGTTTGATATGTGCATTATGGTCTCCGATGAAAACTGCTTAGAGAAACATAAGTGCTAGATTTCCTCTTTTAGTTCTTGTCCTTGACTGTAAAGCTCAGTGGGAAAAATAAACTGAATCAATTCATGAGCTCTAACATTTATGATTTCTACTTGGGAATGGTGAAAACAAATAGAAGTTCAGTAACTTGTCACAGCCAGAAGTGGAGGGCTCAGAATGCCAGATTCCAGATTCTGCTTATAAGTATATATAGTAACACAGGAAGTATATACAGAAGCTAACAAAAGTAGAGGGCAGGGGAAATAGAGTGCATGAGGCAAGAGTGGGAGTGAAAAATCtatatacctttttttaaaaaattattttgattttgaagCATGTAATGAAAACTAGTTCatgaaggatttccctggtggtagttaggaatccgcctgccaatgcaggggacatgggtttgatccctggtctaagatcccacatgc
This DNA window, taken from Bubalus kerabau isolate K-KA32 ecotype Philippines breed swamp buffalo chromosome 11, PCC_UOA_SB_1v2, whole genome shotgun sequence, encodes the following:
- the STAMBP gene encoding STAM-binding protein isoform X2, whose translation is MSDHGDVSLPPEDRVRALSHRGSAVEINEDIPPRRYFRSGVEIIRMASVYCEEGNIEYAFILYNKYITLFIEKLPKHRDYKSAVIPEKKDTVKKLKEIAFPKAEELKAELLKRYTKEYLEYNEEKKKEAEEFARNVAMQEELEKERQRVAQQKQQQLEQEQFHAFEEMIRNQELEKERLKIVQEFGKVDPGLGGPLVPDLETPSLDVFPTVPAISTQPSDCNAAVRLAKPPVVDRSLKPGALNNLEAPTIDGLRHVVVPGKLCPQFLQLAGANTARGVETCGILCGKLMRNEFTITHVLIPKQSAGSDYCNTENEEELFLIQDQQGLITLGWIHTHPTQTAFLSSVDLHTHCSYQMMLPESIAIVCSPKFQETGFFKLTDHGLEEISSCRQKGFHPHSKDPPLFCSCNHVTVVDRAVTVTDLR
- the STAMBP gene encoding STAM-binding protein isoform X1 — encoded protein: MPDVTFSEAPRVVRGGQDFLVLMSDHGDVSLPPEDRVRALSHRGSAVEINEDIPPRRYFRSGVEIIRMASVYCEEGNIEYAFILYNKYITLFIEKLPKHRDYKSAVIPEKKDTVKKLKEIAFPKAEELKAELLKRYTKEYLEYNEEKKKEAEEFARNVAMQEELEKERQRVAQQKQQQLEQEQFHAFEEMIRNQELEKERLKIVQEFGKVDPGLGGPLVPDLETPSLDVFPTVPAISTQPSDCNAAVRLAKPPVVDRSLKPGALNNLEAPTIDGLRHVVVPGKLCPQFLQLAGANTARGVETCGILCGKLMRNEFTITHVLIPKQSAGSDYCNTENEEELFLIQDQQGLITLGWIHTHPTQTAFLSSVDLHTHCSYQMMLPESIAIVCSPKFQETGFFKLTDHGLEEISSCRQKGFHPHSKDPPLFCSCNHVTVVDRAVTVTDLR
- the STAMBP gene encoding STAM-binding protein isoform X3 codes for the protein MPDVTFSEAPRVVRGGQDFLVLMSDHGDVSLPPEDRVRALSHRGSAVEINEDIPPRRYFRSGVEIIRMASVYCEEGNIEYAFILYNKYITLFIEKLPKHRDYKSAVIPEKKDTVKKLKEIAFPKAEELKAELLKRYTKEYLEYNEEKKKEAEEFARNVAMQEELEKERQRVAQQKQQQLEQEQFHAFEEMIRNQELEKERLKIVQEFGKVDPGLGGPLVPDLETPSLDVFPTVPAISTQPSDCNAAVRLAKPPVVDRSLKPGALNNLEAPTIDGLRHVVVPGKLCPQFLQLAGANTARGVETCGILCGKLMRNEFTITHVLIPKQSAGSDYCNTENEEELFLIQDQQGLITLGWIHVKK